One Brassica napus cultivar Da-Ae chromosome C2, Da-Ae, whole genome shotgun sequence DNA window includes the following coding sequences:
- the LOC106407258 gene encoding uncharacterized protein LOC106407258, with translation MEIRAEEKQNTERERERERERASMEEDDEVKQRSKLEEKHSDERREEETEMDCPSHHPPPPPGELFDLDTTVDPSYVISLIRKLLPIDSGSEECDQSTELRHMNANNAVQARSGDGFVDAASKGDPESMDIGGNRKDSTSEEKDKASSSVEEAWEEHGCVLWDLAANETHAELMVQNLILQVLHANLLVSTSDRIREISLGIIGNLACHEGLLKHIESTSGLVNTLVGQLFLDDTQCLTEVCRILTTGLYGPGCNFWAECLQSDDILRRILWIAENTLNPHLIDKSVGLLLAILEDQSEVGKLLIPPLMTLGLTSLLINLFSFEMSKLIKERVPERYSVLEMILRAVEALSASDTHSKEICSSKQLFHLVCDLMKLQAKAEVAACCVTAGVLVANILSETVSFIQEVSQDFSFLEGLFSTLPFASDDVEARRALWSVIARLLARVNESEIDASCMRRYILVFLRNSDIIEDDLLDIQLEEDPKEESLNSFPSQGKSSARRIAIQKIESMLNNWNIRKEESMNGDCSVNTADVKRLYDCCQRYIKSVEGS, from the exons ATGGAAATAAGGGCAGAGGAGAAACaaaacacagagagagagagagagagagagagagagagagcttcaaTGGAGGAAGACGATGAAGTGAAGCAAAGAAGTAAACTTGAAGAGAAACATTCTgatgaaagaagagaagaagaaacagaaatGGATTGTCCCTCGCATCATCCCCCGCCTCCACCTGGTGAG TTGTTCGACCTTGATACTACAGTTGATCCTAGCTATGTAATCTCACTGATAAGGAAACTCCTTCCTATCGATTCGGGAAGTGAAGAATGTGATCAAAGCACCGAGTTAAGGCATATGAATGCCAACAATGCGGTTCAAGCTCGGTCTGGAGATGGGTTTGTGGATGCTGCTTCTAAGGGTGATCCAGAGAGCATGGACATTGGAGGTAACCGTAAAGATTCCACTTCCGAGGAGAAGGACAAGGCGAGTTCATCAGTGGAAGAGGCATGGGAAGAGCATGGTTGCGTTTTGTGGGATCTTGCCGCCAATGAAACCCATGCTGAGCTTATG GTACAGAACCTCATTTTACAAGTGCTTCACGCAAACCTTCTAGTTTCAACATCTGACCGCATTCGA GAAATATCTCTCGGGATTATTGGGAACCTTGCTTGCCATGAAGGTCTGTTGAAACACATTGAGTCTACATCCGGACTCGTCAATACACTTGTGGGGCAGCTGTTTCTCGATGATACTCAATGCCTAACTGAAGTTTGCAG GATACTCACCACAGGTCTCTATGGACCTGGATGCAATTTTTGGGCCGAGTGTTTGCAGTCTGATGATATACTACGCCGTATTTTGTGGATTGCGGAAAATACCTTGAATCCTCATCTTATTGACAAG AGTGTAGGGCTATTGTTAGCTATCTTAGAAGATCAATCAGAGGTTGGGAAGCTACTGATCCCTCCACTAATGACTCTAGGTTTGACGAGTCTGTTGATCAATCTTTTTTCCTTCGAAATGAGCAAGTTGATCAAAGAAAGAGTTCCAGAAAG GTACTCCGTTCTTGAAATGATTCTCCGAGCTGTTGAAGCCCTTTCTGCTTCAGATACTCATTCTAAAGAGATTTGCTCTAGCAAACAACTTTTTCACTTAGTCTGTGATCTTATGAAACTTCAGGCCAAAGCCGAG GTGGCAGCATGTTGTGTTACTGCAGGAGTTTTAGTCGCAAATATTCTGTCGGAAACAGTCAGTTTCATTCAAGAAGTATCGCAAG ATTTTTCTTTCTTGGAAGGTTTATTCAGTACTTTACCATTTGCTTCGGATGACGTAGAAGCAAGAAGAGCTCTTTGGAGCGTTATTGCTAGGTTACTTGCCAGAGTTAATGAGTCTGAGATAGACGCATCTTGTATGAGACGGTACATATTGGTTTTCCTAAGGAACTCAGATATTATAGAAGATGATCTTCTTGATATCCAACTAGAAGAAGATCCAAAAGAGGAGTCTCTAAACTCATTCCCTTCCCAGGGAAAGTCAAGCGCGCGAAGGATTGCT ATACAAAAGATTGAGTCGATGTTGAACAATTGGAATATTCGCAAGGAGGAAAGCATGAATGGGGACTGCTCTGTAAACACAGCTGATGTTAAAAGACTATATGATTGCTGTCAAAGATATATCAA ATCAGTTGAAGGGTCTTAA